The Synechococcus sp. RS9909 genomic interval GCTCCGCCAGGGTCGCCTCGCCCATGCGATCGAGATGGCGCGCCATCATCGCCAGACGCACCTGGCTGCGGAAAAAGTCGCCATGGCGATCAATGAAGCTCCAGAAGAGACTGTCCCACACGTCGCACCAGGGCCCCTTCGGGTAATCGGACATCTTGCGCACGTAGTTGGAGCCGGAGACGTAGGGCTTGGTGGTGAACAGCCCCCCATCGGCGAACTGACTCATGCCATAGACATTCGGCACCATCACCCAGTCGTAGGCATCGAGGAACAGCTCCATGAACCAATTGCAGATCCGGGTGGGATGGAAGCCGCAGAGGAGCATCACATTGCCGAGCAGCATCAAGCGCTCGATGTGGTGGCAATAGCCACTGCGCCGCACCCGTTGAATCACCGCATCGATCGGGGGAAGGCCGGTATCACCGGTGGAAAAGGCCTCGGGGATCGGCCGATCCTCCAGACCCCAGAAATTGCCGTTGCGCAGGGTCACCCCGTGATGGCGATACATCAACGCCATGAATTCACGCCAACCGATGATCTGGCGCACAAACCCCTCGAGTGAATTGTGCGGCACATCCCCCGCCTCCGCCCGGGCCAGGGTGCGATCGAGCACCTGTTGCGGGGTGAGCAGACCGATGTTGAGCATGGGGGTGAGCACGCTGTGCCAAAGCACGTGATGCTCCCGGCTGATGGCATCTTCGTAGGCCCCGAACTGCTGCAGGCGTTGCGCGAGAAAAGCATCGAGCCAACGCTCCGCCCCGCTGTGATCGATCGGCACCAGGCAAGTCTCCGGATCCGCCTGGGGATCAGCGCCAAGCGGATGCAGTGGATTCGGTGGCAGCTGGATCTGCTTCGGCAGC includes:
- a CDS encoding cryptochrome/photolyase family protein — translated: MEEITLIYPHQLFADHPGLAPGRAVVLVEEPLLLGTDPSWPLQLHPQKLALHRHSLEAYRRRLETAGHPVRLQRHDQAASTDDHLALLLAQGVRHLHLVDPVDDWLERRIRRWSAREGLRLTWYATPMLLTPVEEGAAFLARGKKPSMARFYERQRRRLGVLIDPQGQPVGGRWSFDADNRKKLPKQIQLPPNPLHPLGADPQADPETCLVPIDHSGAERWLDAFLAQRLQQFGAYEDAISREHHVLWHSVLTPMLNIGLLTPQQVLDRTLARAEAGDVPHNSLEGFVRQIIGWREFMALMYRHHGVTLRNGNFWGLEDRPIPEAFSTGDTGLPPIDAVIQRVRRSGYCHHIERLMLLGNVMLLCGFHPTRICNWFMELFLDAYDWVMVPNVYGMSQFADGGLFTTKPYVSGSNYVRKMSDYPKGPWCDVWDSLFWSFIDRHGDFFRSQVRLAMMARHLDRMGEATLAEHRERAKRFLDGLA